The Coccinella septempunctata chromosome 6, icCocSept1.1, whole genome shotgun sequence genome segment ttcaaatttcaaatatttttttgatataTCTTTTTTGTAGTAGGTACCTACCTACGAAAATATGTCTAGATTTTCACGTGTGAACAAATATCGTAAATTTAAGTgttcagttctctgattcctTTCTAATGTCGTATAATTGGATTTTCATTACACATAGAAAGTATCTTTTTTCAAACTGGATATACATATCACATTAAGTGACAATTCTACAGCAGTACCTAGTGGCTATTTACCCAAAAAAGTGTTCTCAGATTTTGGGAGGAATTTCAGGgtaaaaacttatattttcatcttaAATGTTGTAATATCTCTCCATTCCTGAAATCTTTGAAACTTATAAATAACCATAACCAAAAATATTGATTGATATACGGCAGTAACTGAAATGAAAAAGTAATCATGATATCTAAGCTTCTCCTTGTTCTGATAGACTTACAAATCCGAATTTCAGTAACGAAATGTAccgaatttttttctatttttgaatttcatcatATGACACTGATCCATCCATATACTTCAATCTTCAACTACCGCCTACTTCATCTTTTATTCACGTGCCTTACGAAATAGAACTgcgaaaatattcataaaaaatcGTCAACAGATTAACATCCTTCAGTGGAAGTATTACACAATAGTTGGATATCTTAATACAAAAATCCAAAGTATCAAATAATGaatagaataatattattatagaaaaaataattaattaattaagaaCTTAAGaacccagttgcaggaaagtccatcaAGATTTGATGCCTCATGAAATTTTAAAAGTGTAATTTTCGAAGAGAATAATGGAGTATTAACATTTTGATGGAGTGTTAAATTTTAAcagactttcctgcaactgggcgtAAGTGAACTGATAGgactaaaaatatattttaacgATTGCAGATGGCGTCCTCCAAagatagcatttttgagagagtCCTGCAGACTTTGGCAGTTGCGGCCATGGTGACAACGCAagtgatttttttcttgtttataCCTGCGTTAAGCTACTATATGATATTTTCGACCAAATACTGGTGGATTTGCGTGCTGTACATCACTTGGTATTTAATATTTGATAAGGACGCATCCGTAACAGGAAGTCGAAGATCAGAATGGGTTAGATCTTGGTCCTGGTGGGCCTATGCCAGAGACTATTATCCCCTGAAGGTTGTGAAGCTGCCTTGGGGTGAATTAGATCCTAAACGCAACTATTTGTTCTGTGTTTACCCTCATGGCCTACTGGCTGCCAGTACCTACTTATCGGTAGCTACGAATGTAACAGAATTCACGAAACTTTTCCCACACCATAAGTCTTATATGCACACCATTTCCGCCTTTTACAAATTACCTGTGGTGAGGGAGTTAGGACTTAGGGTAGGAGGATTGGATGCATCTAAAAAAGCTCTGGAGTATAATCTGAGCAAGAAAGATGGAGGCAACATATCAACACTAGTTGTCGGAGGCGCTCAAGAGGCCTACTATTGCAATCCTGGTATCCACaaaattgttttgaagaaaaggaAGGGATTCATCAAGATAGCCTTAACCCAAGGCTCACCTCTCGTTCCTGTATATACTTTTGGTGAAAACGAAATATTCTCTCAATTGGAATTCGACGAAAACTCGATATTCCAGAAGTTCCGGGAGTTAGTGAGGAAGAAATTAGGGTTTTGTCTGATTTATCCACTTGGACGTAAGGATCTACTTGGCCTGGTTCCGAAGAGGAAACCAATGACGTTTGTTGGTAAGTTGACTTCCATTTCATTTTgcatttttcatcgaattaTATCACAATTTCCGTGGAGATGAAAGTCCTCTACGAAAGAGAATAATATggactttataccttagaaaaTGAAGGTCAGAAAATTGGAATTGAATACGAAATTCATGATTCAGTTCGAAAGTGTCGATGTGGAATAtacttattcattttatatgATGATGATACCTAAGATTTTGATTGCAAACTCGAAAATGACCCTCTCACTCAAATTATTTCGAGAAGTGCAGGATTCGTCATTTCAAAATGATCACAACGTGCAGAAAATATTATGTTTCCCCATTCTTCATGTTGATAAATATTTTCTCTCAAGTACCTAACCTCAGAGGAATCATATGTGGCGCTAGTTCTGGAGATCTTATGCTCTGAAGGAGTAATTCCAGGACACTTCTTTTTTCTGCGTTTCACatttgtttttaaattttttattcat includes the following:
- the LOC123315261 gene encoding 2-acylglycerol O-acyltransferase 1-like isoform X3 codes for the protein MASSKDSIFERVLQTLAVAAMVTTQVIFFLFIPALSYYMIFSTKYWWICVLYITWYLIFDKDASVTGSRRSEWVRSWSWWAYARDYYPLKVVKLPWGELDPKRNYLFCVYPHGLLAASTYLSVATNVTEFTKLFPHHKSYMHTISAFYKLPVVRELGLRVGGLDASKKALEYNLSKKDGGNISTLVVGGAQEAYYCNPGIHKIVLKKRKGFIKIALTQGSPLVPVYTFGENEIFSQLEFDENSIFQKFRELVRKKLGFCLIYPLGRKDLLGLVPKRKPMTFVVGEPIDVEKTENPTQEQIDNLHQLFEKKLVELFESQKKHYLKEYENAHLEII